A window of the Deinococcus gobiensis I-0 genome harbors these coding sequences:
- a CDS encoding GGDEF domain-containing protein: MDGGTQATLLRYRILVDLTLILARTTRRHDLLDAVHLHMGQLFVAPITMLALRGPQGQWTCLTREADRLHHKTLTPQADGLLERVWAGRLRLTNDLATYVQQEGVTLRRLDQASALPPTASWMGVPLGHPGADVTGVLSVQSYRQAAFSPQDLELLEVFAAHLSVALDNAALRERLECEAMTDELTGLGNRRRLMLEGERAMAQGPLCVALLDIQDFKQVNDERGHLVGDAVLREVAELLRTCVQPSGEAFRLGGDEFALLLPGPVGDQEPRLRQLRAALAAMPADLAAEVNLGLAGSRPGEGLDDLLGRADERMYQAKARRVFVDPPRAPAPVPPEH, from the coding sequence ATGGACGGCGGCACACAAGCGACTTTGCTGCGATACCGGATTCTGGTTGACCTCACCCTGATCCTGGCGCGCACGACCCGCCGGCATGACCTGCTCGACGCCGTGCACCTGCACATGGGGCAGCTGTTCGTCGCGCCGATCACCATGCTCGCCCTGCGTGGCCCGCAGGGACAGTGGACCTGCCTGACCCGCGAGGCCGACCGCCTGCACCACAAGACCCTGACGCCTCAGGCCGACGGCCTGCTCGAACGGGTGTGGGCGGGACGGCTGCGCCTGACCAACGACCTCGCCACCTACGTGCAGCAAGAAGGCGTCACCCTGCGGCGGCTCGACCAGGCCTCCGCGCTGCCGCCGACCGCCTCGTGGATGGGCGTGCCGCTGGGCCACCCCGGCGCGGACGTGACCGGGGTCCTCTCGGTGCAGAGCTACCGGCAGGCGGCCTTCTCGCCGCAGGACCTCGAACTGCTGGAGGTTTTCGCGGCCCACCTGAGCGTGGCGCTCGACAACGCCGCGCTGCGCGAGCGCCTGGAGTGCGAAGCCATGACCGACGAGCTGACCGGCCTGGGCAACCGCCGCCGCCTCATGCTGGAAGGCGAGCGGGCGATGGCGCAGGGGCCGCTGTGCGTCGCGCTGCTCGACATCCAGGATTTCAAGCAGGTGAACGACGAGCGCGGGCACCTCGTGGGCGACGCCGTGCTGCGCGAGGTGGCCGAACTGCTGCGGACCTGCGTGCAGCCCAGTGGCGAGGCCTTCCGGCTCGGCGGCGACGAGTTCGCCCTGCTGTTGCCTGGGCCGGTCGGAGACCAGGAACCGCGCCTGCGCCAGCTGCGCGCCGCGCTCGCGGCGATGCCGGCCGACCTGGCCGCCGAGGTCAACCTGGGGCTGGCCGGCAGCCGGCCTGGCGAGGGCCTCGACGACCTGCTGGGACGCGCCGATGAGCGGATGTACCAGGCCAAGGCCCGCCGGGTCTTCGTGGACCCGCCGCGCGCCCCGGCCCCGGTCCCCCCGGAGCACTGA